In Anthonomus grandis grandis chromosome 5, icAntGran1.3, whole genome shotgun sequence, the following are encoded in one genomic region:
- the LOC126736189 gene encoding histone-lysine N-methyltransferase KMT5B isoform X2: MVVDVHARPFQNNHKMQPTSMTPKELSDNDDIATSLVLDPILGFNSHKMNIRHRPIRANTTELRKIVEDFIKEQNYESAYGRISKGEWMPRLRSKNQQKKLQEHIYRYLRVFDKDSGFVIEPCYRYSLEGQKGAKISATRRWHKNDKIECLVGCIAELTEREEEELLHPGKNDFSVMYSCRKNCAQLWLGPAAYINHDCRANCKFVATGRDTACVKVLRDIEIGEEITCFYGEDFFGDKNCYCECETCERRKTGAFAKENDNKEENGYRLRETDNRLNRTKQKVVHHREHKNVTNSFNERLHQGGNNIVSPLSMKELRQKGLTKYDAELLIAQDLGEFQSLKRTSRSSSGSTENHKSFTDKKSVIINEEVGAKVSTVTSRTARLQRRQAQRDTQDLTQSGTELTAESRSNLLDDLQSNASSCPSTFSDNDPVCDATQQDKLFNDCHESGKLGTDDSAGITLRNHKCLVSEPSTGVTAAKLDADCHSCNGDNNNHIHKGEEEEAVCPADEINKKKHRSPRHPKRPPVTCNPTSETTLNDNNCDSEVKSDVYEFNEDGNTDDILPLRQRGEVKEESENGFQEVSVDQSETQTKTFCPTTELDSYNKNPPECVQPNAAEKTPEKCGGRLKLTLRMKRSPVLDEVIESGNSLSEEYFEPEYEILRVEGVEGEEATYTPYSHRKKRHKSKDRKRERRLKHTEEEDEVQPQLPMKRLRLIFGNESHTIDIPSTSARCGDT; this comes from the exons aTGGTTGTGGATGTGCATGCCAGACCCTTCCAAAACAACCATAAAATGCAGCCCACCTCGATGACACCGAAAGAGTTGTCGGATAACGACGATATCGCCACGTCTCTGGTGCTCGACCCGATTTTGGGGTTCAATTCCCATAAGATGAACATCAGACATCGCCCCATCAGGGCCAACACCACCGAACTGAGGAAAATCGTGGAGGATTTTATTAAGGAACAGAACTACGAGAGTGCTTACGGGCGGATTTCTAAGGGGGAATGGATGCCCAGGTTGAGATCGAAGAATCAGCAAAAGAAACTGCAGGAACAT atttaCAGATACCTCCGAGTATTCGATAAAGACTCGGGTTTCGTCATAGAACCGTGTTACCGGTACTCCCTGGAGGGTCAAAAAGGGGCGAAAATCTCGGCGACACGTCGTTGGCATAAAAACGACAAGATCGAATGCCTGGTCGGTTGTATCGCGGAATTAACAGAACGCGAAGAGGAAGAGCTCCTACACCCCGGCAAAAATGACTTTTCAGTCATGTACAGTTGCCGTAAAAACTGCGCCCAGCTATGGCTAGGTCCGGCAGCTTATATCAATCACGATTGCCGGGCAAACTGTAAATTTGTAGCTACCGGACGGGATACGGCTTGCGTAAAAGTCTTAAGGGACATAGAGATCGGTGAGGAGATCACTTGTTTCTATGGGGAGGATTTTTTTGGGGACAAAAATTGCTATTGCGAGTGTGAGACCTGTGAGAGACGGAAAACGGGGGCTTTTGCCAAAGAGAACGATAATAAGGAGGAAAACGGGTATCGGCTAAGGGAAACCGATAATCGTTTGAACCGAACTAAGCAGAAAGTGGTGCACCATAGAGAGCATAAGAATGTTACTAACAGTTTCAACGAGAGGTTACATCAGGGTGGTAATAACATCGTGTCGCCCCTTAGTATGAAGGAATTAAGGCAGAAGGGACTTACTAAGTATGACGCCGAGTTGTTGATTGCGCAAG ATTTAGGCGAGTTTCAAAGTTTGAAACGGACCAGTCGGAGTAGCTCCGGCTCCACCGAAAACCACAAAAGTTTTACTGACAAAAAATCTGTGATAATAAACGAGGAAGTCGGCGCGAAGGTGTCCACGGTGACGTCACGGACCGCCCGGTTACAACGTAGACAGGCCCAGAGGGACACTCAG GATTTGACCCAAAGCGGTACGGAATTGACCGCGGAATCCCGTTCGAACCTGCTCGACGATTTGCAAAGTAACGCGAGCAGTTGTCCGAGCACGTTCAGCGATAACGATCCCGTCTGCGACGCCACCCAGCAGGATAAACTGTTCAACGATTGTCACGAGAGTGGCAAATTGGGTACCGACGATTCCGCAGGCATCACGTTGAGAAACCACAAATGTCTCGTTTCGGAACCGTCAACTGGCGTCACCGCTGCCAAACTGGACGCGGACTGCCACAGTTGTAACGGCGATAACAACAATCACATACATAAGGGGGAGGAGGAGGAGGCCGTTTGTCCTGCGGACGAAATTAATAAGAAGAAACATAG GTCCCCACGTCACCCGAAACGTCCTCCGGTAACGTGCAATCCCACCTCGGAAACGACTTTAAATGACAATAATTGTGATAGTGAAGTGAAAAGTGACGTTTATGAATTCAACGAGGACGGCAATACCGATGACATCCTACCACTGAGACAGAGAGGAGAAGTGAAAGAAGAGAGTGAAAACGGATTTCAGGAAGTGTCAGTGGATCAGAGCGAGACGCAGACGAAGACTTTTTGCCCCACAACAGAG CTTGATTCGTATAATAAAAATCCACCAGAGTGTGTTCAACCGAATGCGGCGGAAAAGACTCCGGAAAAGTGCGGCGGAAGGTTAAAGTTGACGTTACGGATGAAACGCAGTCCGGTCCTGGACGAGGTGATCGAGTCCGGGAACAGTCTGAGCGAGGAGTACTTCGAGCCGGAGTACGAAATTTTACGGGTGGAAGGCGTGGAGGGTGAGGAGGCCACTTACACCCCTTACTCTCATAGGAAGAAGAGGCACAAATCCAAGGATCGGAAACGGGAGAGGCGCTTAAAG
- the LOC126736189 gene encoding histone-lysine N-methyltransferase KMT5B isoform X1: MVVDVHARPFQNNHKMQPTSMTPKELSDNDDIATSLVLDPILGFNSHKMNIRHRPIRANTTELRKIVEDFIKEQNYESAYGRISKGEWMPRLRSKNQQKKLQEHIYRYLRVFDKDSGFVIEPCYRYSLEGQKGAKISATRRWHKNDKIECLVGCIAELTEREEEELLHPGKNDFSVMYSCRKNCAQLWLGPAAYINHDCRANCKFVATGRDTACVKVLRDIEIGEEITCFYGEDFFGDKNCYCECETCERRKTGAFAKENDNKEENGYRLRETDNRLNRTKQKVVHHREHKNVTNSFNERLHQGGNNIVSPLSMKELRQKGLTKYDAELLIAQGCKFSDLGEFQSLKRTSRSSSGSTENHKSFTDKKSVIINEEVGAKVSTVTSRTARLQRRQAQRDTQDLTQSGTELTAESRSNLLDDLQSNASSCPSTFSDNDPVCDATQQDKLFNDCHESGKLGTDDSAGITLRNHKCLVSEPSTGVTAAKLDADCHSCNGDNNNHIHKGEEEEAVCPADEINKKKHRSPRHPKRPPVTCNPTSETTLNDNNCDSEVKSDVYEFNEDGNTDDILPLRQRGEVKEESENGFQEVSVDQSETQTKTFCPTTELDSYNKNPPECVQPNAAEKTPEKCGGRLKLTLRMKRSPVLDEVIESGNSLSEEYFEPEYEILRVEGVEGEEATYTPYSHRKKRHKSKDRKRERRLKHTEEEDEVQPQLPMKRLRLIFGNESHTIDIPSTSARCGDT; the protein is encoded by the exons aTGGTTGTGGATGTGCATGCCAGACCCTTCCAAAACAACCATAAAATGCAGCCCACCTCGATGACACCGAAAGAGTTGTCGGATAACGACGATATCGCCACGTCTCTGGTGCTCGACCCGATTTTGGGGTTCAATTCCCATAAGATGAACATCAGACATCGCCCCATCAGGGCCAACACCACCGAACTGAGGAAAATCGTGGAGGATTTTATTAAGGAACAGAACTACGAGAGTGCTTACGGGCGGATTTCTAAGGGGGAATGGATGCCCAGGTTGAGATCGAAGAATCAGCAAAAGAAACTGCAGGAACAT atttaCAGATACCTCCGAGTATTCGATAAAGACTCGGGTTTCGTCATAGAACCGTGTTACCGGTACTCCCTGGAGGGTCAAAAAGGGGCGAAAATCTCGGCGACACGTCGTTGGCATAAAAACGACAAGATCGAATGCCTGGTCGGTTGTATCGCGGAATTAACAGAACGCGAAGAGGAAGAGCTCCTACACCCCGGCAAAAATGACTTTTCAGTCATGTACAGTTGCCGTAAAAACTGCGCCCAGCTATGGCTAGGTCCGGCAGCTTATATCAATCACGATTGCCGGGCAAACTGTAAATTTGTAGCTACCGGACGGGATACGGCTTGCGTAAAAGTCTTAAGGGACATAGAGATCGGTGAGGAGATCACTTGTTTCTATGGGGAGGATTTTTTTGGGGACAAAAATTGCTATTGCGAGTGTGAGACCTGTGAGAGACGGAAAACGGGGGCTTTTGCCAAAGAGAACGATAATAAGGAGGAAAACGGGTATCGGCTAAGGGAAACCGATAATCGTTTGAACCGAACTAAGCAGAAAGTGGTGCACCATAGAGAGCATAAGAATGTTACTAACAGTTTCAACGAGAGGTTACATCAGGGTGGTAATAACATCGTGTCGCCCCTTAGTATGAAGGAATTAAGGCAGAAGGGACTTACTAAGTATGACGCCGAGTTGTTGATTGCGCAAG GATGTAAATTTTCAGATTTAGGCGAGTTTCAAAGTTTGAAACGGACCAGTCGGAGTAGCTCCGGCTCCACCGAAAACCACAAAAGTTTTACTGACAAAAAATCTGTGATAATAAACGAGGAAGTCGGCGCGAAGGTGTCCACGGTGACGTCACGGACCGCCCGGTTACAACGTAGACAGGCCCAGAGGGACACTCAG GATTTGACCCAAAGCGGTACGGAATTGACCGCGGAATCCCGTTCGAACCTGCTCGACGATTTGCAAAGTAACGCGAGCAGTTGTCCGAGCACGTTCAGCGATAACGATCCCGTCTGCGACGCCACCCAGCAGGATAAACTGTTCAACGATTGTCACGAGAGTGGCAAATTGGGTACCGACGATTCCGCAGGCATCACGTTGAGAAACCACAAATGTCTCGTTTCGGAACCGTCAACTGGCGTCACCGCTGCCAAACTGGACGCGGACTGCCACAGTTGTAACGGCGATAACAACAATCACATACATAAGGGGGAGGAGGAGGAGGCCGTTTGTCCTGCGGACGAAATTAATAAGAAGAAACATAG GTCCCCACGTCACCCGAAACGTCCTCCGGTAACGTGCAATCCCACCTCGGAAACGACTTTAAATGACAATAATTGTGATAGTGAAGTGAAAAGTGACGTTTATGAATTCAACGAGGACGGCAATACCGATGACATCCTACCACTGAGACAGAGAGGAGAAGTGAAAGAAGAGAGTGAAAACGGATTTCAGGAAGTGTCAGTGGATCAGAGCGAGACGCAGACGAAGACTTTTTGCCCCACAACAGAG CTTGATTCGTATAATAAAAATCCACCAGAGTGTGTTCAACCGAATGCGGCGGAAAAGACTCCGGAAAAGTGCGGCGGAAGGTTAAAGTTGACGTTACGGATGAAACGCAGTCCGGTCCTGGACGAGGTGATCGAGTCCGGGAACAGTCTGAGCGAGGAGTACTTCGAGCCGGAGTACGAAATTTTACGGGTGGAAGGCGTGGAGGGTGAGGAGGCCACTTACACCCCTTACTCTCATAGGAAGAAGAGGCACAAATCCAAGGATCGGAAACGGGAGAGGCGCTTAAAG